One region of Tachysurus vachellii isolate PV-2020 chromosome 11, HZAU_Pvac_v1, whole genome shotgun sequence genomic DNA includes:
- the si:dkey-32e23.4 gene encoding dynamin-1-like protein isoform X1: METLIPIINRLQEVFLTVGAEIIQLPQIVVVGSQSSGKSSVLESLVGRDFLPRGSGIVTRRPLVLQLVNVPPLDQRRKQENENGTKANSKCNFPGIKAEEWGTFLHCKHQILTDFTEIRKEIEEETERTTNNKGISSEPIHLKIFSPNVLNLTLVDLPGITKVPVGDQPEDIETQIQEMILSFISNPNSLILCVSPANSDLATSDALKLAREVDPDGRRTLLVVSKLDLMDAGTDALEVLLGRIIPIRLGIIGVINRSQHDLNTRKSVADAWRDEQAFLQRHYPSLASRCGSRYLARTLSRLLMHHIRDCLPELKARVTTLSAQFQARLSSYGQPVEDQSATLLQIVTKFATDYCNTIEGTARHIQTSELCGGARICYIFHETFGRTLQSIDPLGGLAELDILTAIRNATGPRPALFVPEVSFELLVKKQIKRLEEPSLRCVELVHEELQRIIQHCSSYSTQELLRFPKLHDSIVEVVTGLLRKRLPITNEMVHNLVAIELAYINTKHPDFTDAAQVSASVNSQQTESLDGGKRWKNDKMPSEEKGSAPGIGSPAKAVNLLDTAVPVSRKLSTREQRDCEVIQRLIKCYFLIVRKNIQDSVPKAVMHFLVNFVKERLQSELVGQLYKQPLLQELLIESQETAQQRTEVAHMLEALQKANNIISEIRETNLW, from the exons AATAGTCACAAGGCGCCCTCTAGTGCTGCAGCTGGTGAACGTCCCACCGTTAGACCAGCGGCGTAAACAGGAGAACG AAAACGGGACCAAAGCAAACTCTAAGTGCAACTTCCCAG GAATCAAAGCTGAGGAATGGGGAACCTTCCTTCACTGCAAACACCAG ATTTTGACAGATTTCACCGAAATCCGGAAAGAAATCGAGGAGGAGACCGAACGCACCACTAACAACAAG GGTATCAGTTCAGAGCCCATCCACCTGAAGATATTCTCCCCCAACGTTCTGAACCTCACCTTGGTCGACTTGCCTGGAATCACCAag GTCCCTGTAGGTGACCAGCCCGAAGATATCGAGACTCAGATTCAGGAGATGATCCTGTCCTTCATCTCCAACCCGAACTCtcttattctgtgtgtgtctccggCAAACTCGGACCTGGCCACTTCGGACGCGCTAAAACTGGCCCGAGAGGTCGACCCTGATG gtcgGAGGACTCTGCTGGTTGTGAGTAAACTCGATCTGATGGACGCTGGGACAGATGCGCTGGAGGTTCTGCTTGGCCGCATCATTCCCATCAGGCTCGGCATCATCGGGGTGATCAACAG gagcCAGCACGACTTGAACACTCGGAAAAGCGTAGCAGACGCGTGGCGTGACGAGCAGGCGTTCCTGCAGCGCCACTACCCGTCTTTAGCGTCCCGCTGCGGCTCACGCTACCTGGCACGCACGCTGAGCCGTCTGCTCATGCACCACATCCGCGACTGCCTGCCCGAGCTGAAGGCACGCGTGACGACGTTGAGCGCCCAGTTCCAGGCCCGGCTGAGCAGCTACGGGCAACCCGTGGAAGACCAAAGCGCCACCCTGCTGCAGATCGTCACCAAGTTTGCCACGGACTACTGCAACACCATCGAGGGCACGGCTCGACACATCCAGACCTCCGAGCT ATGCGGCGGTGCTCGGATCTGTTATATATTCCACGAGACGTTCGGCCGTACCCTTCAGTCCATCGACCCGCTGGGAGGACTCGCCGAGCTGGACATTCTCACGGCCATCCGAAATGCCACG GGTCCTCGGCCAGCGCTGTTCGTTCCTGAAGTGAGCTTTGAGCTGCTAGTGAAGAAGCAGATCAAGAGACTGGAGGAGCCGAGTCTGCGCTGCGTGGAACTCGTCCATGAGGAACTGCAGAGGATCATCCAGCACTGCTCGTCTTACAGTacgcag gaACTCTTGCGCTTTCCAAAACTGCATGACTCAATAGTGGAGGTGGTAACTGGTTTACTCCGAAAACGTCTTCCAATAACCAACGAAATG gTCCATAATCTAGTAGCAATAGAACTTGCGTACATCAACACTAAGCACCCAGACTTCACAGATGCCGCACAAGTGTCTGCTTCAGTCAACAGCCAACAG ACTGAGTCACTGGACGGAGGAAAGCGTTGGAAGAATGATAAGATGCCGTCGGAGGAAAAAGGGTCAGCTCCTGGAATTGGAAGTCCTGCCAAAGCGGTCAACCTCCTGGACAcg GCAGTGCCGGTCTCTCGAAAGCTGAGCACACGTGAGCAGAGGGACTGCGAGGTCATCCAGCGCCTCATCAAGTGCTACTTCCTCATCGTACGCAAGAACATCCAGGACAG tgtgcccAAAGCGGTGATGCACTTCCTGGTGAACTTTGTGAAGGAGCGTCTGCAGAGCGAGCTTGTGGGTCAGCTATACAAGCAGCCTCTGTTGCAGGAGCTACTCATCGAGTCTCAGGAAACGGCACAGCAGCGCACCGAGGTCGCCCACATGCTGGAG GCTCTCCAGAAGGCTAACAACATAATCTCGGAGATCCGAGAAACAAATCTGTGGTAG
- the si:dkey-32e23.4 gene encoding dynamin-1-like protein isoform X2, translating to METLIPIINRLQEVFLTVGAEIIQLPQIVVVGSQSSGKSSVLESLVGRDFLPRGSGIVTRRPLVLQLVNVPPLDQRRKQENGIKAEEWGTFLHCKHQILTDFTEIRKEIEEETERTTNNKGISSEPIHLKIFSPNVLNLTLVDLPGITKVPVGDQPEDIETQIQEMILSFISNPNSLILCVSPANSDLATSDALKLAREVDPDGRRTLLVVSKLDLMDAGTDALEVLLGRIIPIRLGIIGVINRSQHDLNTRKSVADAWRDEQAFLQRHYPSLASRCGSRYLARTLSRLLMHHIRDCLPELKARVTTLSAQFQARLSSYGQPVEDQSATLLQIVTKFATDYCNTIEGTARHIQTSELCGGARICYIFHETFGRTLQSIDPLGGLAELDILTAIRNATGPRPALFVPEVSFELLVKKQIKRLEEPSLRCVELVHEELQRIIQHCSSYSTQELLRFPKLHDSIVEVVTGLLRKRLPITNEMVHNLVAIELAYINTKHPDFTDAAQVSASVNSQQTESLDGGKRWKNDKMPSEEKGSAPGIGSPAKAVNLLDTAVPVSRKLSTREQRDCEVIQRLIKCYFLIVRKNIQDSVPKAVMHFLVNFVKERLQSELVGQLYKQPLLQELLIESQETAQQRTEVAHMLEALQKANNIISEIRETNLW from the exons AATAGTCACAAGGCGCCCTCTAGTGCTGCAGCTGGTGAACGTCCCACCGTTAGACCAGCGGCGTAAACAGGAGAACG GAATCAAAGCTGAGGAATGGGGAACCTTCCTTCACTGCAAACACCAG ATTTTGACAGATTTCACCGAAATCCGGAAAGAAATCGAGGAGGAGACCGAACGCACCACTAACAACAAG GGTATCAGTTCAGAGCCCATCCACCTGAAGATATTCTCCCCCAACGTTCTGAACCTCACCTTGGTCGACTTGCCTGGAATCACCAag GTCCCTGTAGGTGACCAGCCCGAAGATATCGAGACTCAGATTCAGGAGATGATCCTGTCCTTCATCTCCAACCCGAACTCtcttattctgtgtgtgtctccggCAAACTCGGACCTGGCCACTTCGGACGCGCTAAAACTGGCCCGAGAGGTCGACCCTGATG gtcgGAGGACTCTGCTGGTTGTGAGTAAACTCGATCTGATGGACGCTGGGACAGATGCGCTGGAGGTTCTGCTTGGCCGCATCATTCCCATCAGGCTCGGCATCATCGGGGTGATCAACAG gagcCAGCACGACTTGAACACTCGGAAAAGCGTAGCAGACGCGTGGCGTGACGAGCAGGCGTTCCTGCAGCGCCACTACCCGTCTTTAGCGTCCCGCTGCGGCTCACGCTACCTGGCACGCACGCTGAGCCGTCTGCTCATGCACCACATCCGCGACTGCCTGCCCGAGCTGAAGGCACGCGTGACGACGTTGAGCGCCCAGTTCCAGGCCCGGCTGAGCAGCTACGGGCAACCCGTGGAAGACCAAAGCGCCACCCTGCTGCAGATCGTCACCAAGTTTGCCACGGACTACTGCAACACCATCGAGGGCACGGCTCGACACATCCAGACCTCCGAGCT ATGCGGCGGTGCTCGGATCTGTTATATATTCCACGAGACGTTCGGCCGTACCCTTCAGTCCATCGACCCGCTGGGAGGACTCGCCGAGCTGGACATTCTCACGGCCATCCGAAATGCCACG GGTCCTCGGCCAGCGCTGTTCGTTCCTGAAGTGAGCTTTGAGCTGCTAGTGAAGAAGCAGATCAAGAGACTGGAGGAGCCGAGTCTGCGCTGCGTGGAACTCGTCCATGAGGAACTGCAGAGGATCATCCAGCACTGCTCGTCTTACAGTacgcag gaACTCTTGCGCTTTCCAAAACTGCATGACTCAATAGTGGAGGTGGTAACTGGTTTACTCCGAAAACGTCTTCCAATAACCAACGAAATG gTCCATAATCTAGTAGCAATAGAACTTGCGTACATCAACACTAAGCACCCAGACTTCACAGATGCCGCACAAGTGTCTGCTTCAGTCAACAGCCAACAG ACTGAGTCACTGGACGGAGGAAAGCGTTGGAAGAATGATAAGATGCCGTCGGAGGAAAAAGGGTCAGCTCCTGGAATTGGAAGTCCTGCCAAAGCGGTCAACCTCCTGGACAcg GCAGTGCCGGTCTCTCGAAAGCTGAGCACACGTGAGCAGAGGGACTGCGAGGTCATCCAGCGCCTCATCAAGTGCTACTTCCTCATCGTACGCAAGAACATCCAGGACAG tgtgcccAAAGCGGTGATGCACTTCCTGGTGAACTTTGTGAAGGAGCGTCTGCAGAGCGAGCTTGTGGGTCAGCTATACAAGCAGCCTCTGTTGCAGGAGCTACTCATCGAGTCTCAGGAAACGGCACAGCAGCGCACCGAGGTCGCCCACATGCTGGAG GCTCTCCAGAAGGCTAACAACATAATCTCGGAGATCCGAGAAACAAATCTGTGGTAG